The Chloroflexota bacterium genome includes a region encoding these proteins:
- a CDS encoding glycosyltransferase family 39 protein — translation MSATPARPRKTLSGRSEIDAATRAFRLALVAPLLVAASVAVLYFLAQPHWLADPDAQDYAQLGRRLATGHGPATSYLPWNGVAYLTARGQSLDGAASWPNIVRFPLTPLLMGGSFLLFGQNDEAVHLPATLAFVLTAGVGALLAARVYGAWAGLVAGLTLAWLPLLVNYSLTGLTEPLLGVLILGVLACVVGRPSERRLVFGGVLLGLAVLNRYDTLLLGAAVGLLWLLPRPDRWRALLCFFGPALVLVLPWASYLSVVAGSPSFNLQPASIAAQASGRADGLGWYLPEYVAPGEPWTRDPARMARLAWEELAATPNHLRKLVGWAWLLAGGMGCLLAAGRAAWNAFGRRAAGAEAGETAARPVGRPAWLDDRLLLAVFLLAAILLRGLLASLLGLNLQRHYVPLVPLLVVLVAGEGDAALRAIAGRLARQGPAATGLLLVPGRALLAAVLILPGLWTILPFLVPPSSPPGPPTRTGEIETRPENLLRLAELVPNDAVVASNVPWSVALYADRRAVPLPPSVDDTAELEARFRLPIDAIYVAGQVSVADAPRSWRTWEDRRRSGLPPPGYVLAESFQNGGRLFVRER, via the coding sequence ATGAGCGCGACGCCGGCGCGCCCGCGCAAGACCCTCAGCGGCCGGTCGGAGATCGACGCCGCGACTCGGGCGTTTCGGCTGGCACTCGTGGCGCCGCTGTTGGTGGCGGCCTCCGTCGCCGTCCTCTACTTCCTGGCCCAGCCGCACTGGCTGGCCGATCCTGACGCCCAGGACTACGCCCAGCTTGGCCGCCGGCTGGCGACGGGGCACGGTCCCGCCACCTCCTACCTCCCCTGGAACGGCGTCGCCTACCTGACTGCGCGCGGCCAGTCGCTGGACGGCGCGGCCTCCTGGCCGAACATCGTCCGGTTTCCGCTGACGCCCCTGCTGATGGGCGGCAGCTTCCTCCTGTTCGGCCAGAACGACGAGGCCGTGCATCTGCCGGCGACGCTGGCCTTCGTGCTGACAGCCGGCGTGGGCGCGCTGCTGGCGGCGCGGGTCTACGGAGCCTGGGCCGGGCTGGTGGCCGGCCTGACGCTGGCGTGGCTCCCGCTCCTGGTGAACTACAGCCTGACCGGCCTGACCGAGCCGCTGCTCGGTGTGCTGATCCTGGGCGTGCTGGCGTGCGTCGTCGGGCGGCCCTCGGAGCGTCGGCTCGTGTTCGGCGGCGTGCTGCTCGGGCTGGCGGTCCTCAACCGCTACGATACGCTGCTGCTCGGCGCTGCTGTGGGGCTGCTCTGGCTGCTGCCCCGGCCGGACCGCTGGCGTGCGTTGCTGTGCTTCTTCGGGCCGGCCCTGGTGCTGGTGCTGCCGTGGGCCAGCTACTTGAGCGTGGTGGCCGGGTCGCCATCGTTCAATCTGCAGCCGGCTTCGATTGCCGCGCAGGCCAGCGGACGGGCGGACGGACTCGGCTGGTACTTGCCGGAGTACGTTGCGCCCGGCGAGCCGTGGACCCGCGATCCCGCCCGTATGGCACGGCTGGCCTGGGAGGAGCTGGCCGCCACGCCCAACCATCTCCGCAAGCTGGTCGGCTGGGCGTGGCTGCTGGCAGGTGGCATGGGCTGCCTGTTGGCCGCCGGGCGAGCCGCCTGGAACGCCTTCGGCAGGCGGGCGGCGGGCGCAGAGGCGGGCGAGACAGCGGCGCGGCCAGTCGGGCGGCCAGCCTGGCTCGACGACCGCCTCCTGCTGGCCGTGTTCCTGCTGGCGGCCATCCTGCTGCGCGGTCTGCTCGCCTCGCTGCTCGGCCTGAACCTGCAGCGCCACTACGTGCCGCTGGTCCCGCTGCTGGTGGTCCTGGTGGCCGGCGAGGGAGACGCCGCGTTGCGGGCCATCGCCGGCCGCCTTGCGCGGCAGGGACCTGCCGCCACCGGATTGCTGTTGGTGCCGGGGCGGGCGCTGCTGGCGGCTGTCCTGATCCTGCCGGGCCTCTGGACGATCCTGCCGTTTCTGGTCCCGCCGTCTTCGCCGCCGGGGCCGCCGACGCGGACCGGGGAGATCGAGACGCGCCCTGAGAACTTGCTGCGGCTGGCCGAGCTGGTTCCGAACGACGCGGTTGTCGCCTCGAACGTGCCGTGGAGCGTCGCCCTGTACGCCGACCGCCGGGCCGTCCCGCTGCCGCCATCCGTCGACGACACGGCCGAGCTTGAGGCGCGCTTTCGCCTGCCTATCGACGCCATCTACGTGGCCGGGCAGGTCAGCGTTGCCGACGCGCCGCGCTCCTGGCGCACCTGGGAGGACCGTCGGCGGAGTGGCTTGCCGCCGCCGGGCTACGTCCTGGCCGAGTCGTTCCAGAACGGCGGCCGGCTGTTTGTCCGCGAGCGCTGA
- a CDS encoding glycosyltransferase family 39 protein — MLVVALAAAALWNFGTFPSKQAGDEANWVGTARFFLVLFVRHDVSIESWPDSYWTRTQPMIPRYIMGGWLWARGLPFEHLDPNYDHRRKWFSNVEAGKAPDQGTLTEVRLPMRGLAALSALLVYGVVRALAGPVGGATAALLFMGSPYLKLHLVRAMGEPPFIVFLLATLLAAVLMLRRPDRARALGWRSALAVGSLLGLAFASKLTAIVAIVGVVAWGAWATFGPLVRARLLATGSDPHPDAAAPAASGSLQPVWWRPLAWALATIALVYAVFVLTNPFLYRDPVGRTLLLFQNRQQEMAQQAEIDPSRAVPELGQRVQRVIKFSLFEDTWGDSTLRRPLEALLAVVGLLWLVWKGVRWRPGAESLLLLWALGFFAAVSLGLGYVLDHYFVPTATLGLVVGGVGVGWTADAAWRRTMSAVRRRQAPDVPHRAHLPLSS, encoded by the coding sequence GTGCTCGTCGTCGCGCTGGCGGCGGCTGCGCTGTGGAACTTTGGAACGTTCCCGTCGAAGCAGGCCGGCGACGAGGCCAACTGGGTCGGCACGGCCCGCTTCTTCCTCGTGCTGTTCGTTCGCCACGATGTCTCTATCGAGTCCTGGCCTGACAGCTACTGGACGCGCACCCAACCGATGATCCCGCGCTACATCATGGGCGGCTGGCTCTGGGCGCGCGGCCTGCCGTTCGAGCACCTGGACCCAAACTACGACCACCGCCGCAAATGGTTCAGCAACGTCGAAGCGGGCAAAGCGCCCGACCAGGGCACATTGACCGAGGTCCGCCTGCCGATGCGTGGGCTGGCGGCCCTGTCGGCGCTGCTGGTGTACGGCGTCGTGCGGGCGCTGGCCGGGCCAGTCGGCGGCGCGACGGCAGCGCTGCTGTTCATGGGCAGTCCGTACCTCAAGCTGCACCTTGTGCGCGCGATGGGCGAGCCGCCGTTCATCGTGTTCCTGCTCGCGACGCTGCTGGCGGCCGTCCTGATGCTCCGCCGGCCCGACCGCGCCCGCGCGCTGGGCTGGCGGTCTGCGCTGGCCGTCGGCAGTCTGCTTGGGCTGGCGTTCGCCTCGAAGCTGACCGCGATCGTCGCCATCGTCGGCGTCGTGGCCTGGGGCGCATGGGCGACGTTCGGGCCGCTGGTGCGCGCACGGCTGCTGGCCACCGGCAGCGATCCACACCCTGATGCGGCAGCGCCGGCCGCCTCTGGCTCGCTACAGCCTGTCTGGTGGCGACCGCTGGCCTGGGCGCTCGCCACCATCGCGCTGGTCTACGCCGTCTTCGTCCTCACGAATCCGTTCCTCTACCGCGACCCGGTTGGCCGCACGCTGCTGCTGTTCCAGAACCGTCAGCAGGAGATGGCCCAGCAGGCCGAGATCGACCCATCACGGGCGGTCCCCGAGCTCGGACAGCGTGTGCAGCGGGTGATCAAGTTCAGCCTGTTCGAGGACACCTGGGGCGATTCGACCCTGCGCCGGCCGCTCGAAGCGCTGCTGGCAGTTGTTGGGCTGCTGTGGCTCGTCTGGAAGGGCGTCCGCTGGCGACCGGGCGCGGAGAGCCTGCTGCTGCTCTGGGCGCTCGGGTTCTTCGCCGCCGTCTCGCTCGGCCTGGGCTACGTGCTGGATCACTACTTCGTGCCGACCGCCACGCTCGGGCTTGTCGTGGGCGGCGTGGGCGTCGGCTGGACGGCCGACGCCGCCTGGCGCCGGACAATGTCTGCCGTCAGGAGGCGGCAGGCTCCGGATGTACCGCACCGAGCGCATCTACCCCTGTCATCCTGA